The following coding sequences lie in one Cannabis sativa cultivar Pink pepper isolate KNU-18-1 chromosome 5, ASM2916894v1, whole genome shotgun sequence genomic window:
- the LOC133038328 gene encoding uncharacterized protein LOC133038328: MKRNCPQLLRLEQKKNDTPAPDRVFSRTQVEADAGPSTVTGQLSVAEELPGLPPEREIDFEIDLIPGVEPVSKAPCRMAPTELKELKELNKLTLKNKYPLPRIDDLFDQLRGKTVFSKIDLRSGSRQLMIREEDIPKIAFQTRYGHYEFLVNFLGHMVSKDGILVDPVKIEAVRDWRRPKSATKVRSFLGLGGYYRRFVEGFAKISTPLTELTQKNCKFVLIDKCESSFQELQLKEYEQRYPTHDIELAALVSALKVEPTPSVAFVRLCAHEISSGN, translated from the exons atgaagagaaattgtccacagCTGCTACGACTAGAGCAAAAGAAGAatgatacacccgctcctgATCGAGTGTTTTCCCGGACTCAAGttgaggctgatgctggtccttccACTGTCACAGGTCAActttctgttgctg AGGAGTTACCGGGGTTACCACCagaacgtgaaattgattttgagattgatctaATACCGGGGGTAGAgcctgtatcgaaagctccctgCAGGATGGCACCTACAGAgttgaaagagttaaaa GAGTTAAACAAGTTGACATTGAAGAATAAGTACCCTTTGCCAAggatagatgatttatttgatcagctGCGTGGAAAGACCGTCTTCTCTAAGATCGATCTTCGGTCTGGTTCTCGCCAGCTGATGATTCGGGAAGAGGATATTCCCAAAATAGCTTTCCAGACCCGGTATGGCCACTATGAATTTCTA gtgaaTTTTTTGGGACACATGGtaagtaaagatggtattttagtggatccagtgAAGATTGAAGCGGTACGAGATTGGCGtcgacctaagtcagcaaccaaagttagaagtttcctgggaTTGGGAGGATATTATAGAAGgtttgttgagggctttgcaaagatttctacgccctTAACAGAGCTGACTCAAAAGAACTGCAAGTTCGTTTTGATTGATAAGTGTGAAAGTAGTTTCCAAGAACT gcagTTGAAAgagtatgaacaacgatatcctactcatgatattgaattagcagccCTTGTTTCTGCATtgaaa GTAGAGCCCACGCCATCTGTTGCCTTCGTTCGTCTTTGTGCTCATGAAATTTCTTCTGGAAACTAA